A window of the Chanodichthys erythropterus isolate Z2021 chromosome 21, ASM2448905v1, whole genome shotgun sequence genome harbors these coding sequences:
- the LOC137010961 gene encoding FYVE, RhoGEF and PH domain-containing protein 5 isoform X1, which translates to MSAEFQKHPLDPRGHFQAEPFFKMQHQPPIPEEYCDNQEPKPKTEYKPRKYLQHPLSSNFNMYLPLHTNKRPRPPNSRECMTEMHRKILLEQEGSQERKTEKTICMEKTVQTDETEPDVILEQGDELGCGDELAQGIDLDLVEGLEESETSKSEDEEESMDLLSDSCSKKDADDNISAEQIQVEDVGKIAWGLTKNGVSTSQESFSDVQMASKTVYGCITHRDRILYDKICTSKTFVEEFYPDGIIPGRMFSSEEDIDGLFPDICDAGEALADKDGLSECDLFEQTEPLQKTETEDNVSGDVMMLITEDGSNSSDLSSTSIEEEDEEMQVEKEKMEEKGNNYLPNKSASQDLSAIDSPDCPSSNSGGETLLESDQISFSNSSSSQPFIVSGSETVSDGDVADANKNYCSKYVADHDEAMSGSLNFDVMSALSLVQQQPETQGQSLQHNRDEESIGEDKEVASDHLSISDGKELAADHVYEETEPKIQAKDFLQNRKYFMTRSISVETPSRRVDLMTSPAPGNGRLLLHPRSFYTDQCFLGDSRPALTGSLGCLSQGTSNLAKVTRVDIPPPFELASITKRPIRKSSPSLPNEISASCKKPDFGFKRYLLPLRFLRKSDRKSVMDTRSISSRSSSETSPQASYKRLDFIRHNMGSLDLQSTPDCTPPVSPSSFLLQKNRQKQGLNFTLNNDLTSSTFSIEPGSLFESLPLSKPRSFSSPNTDSSEYENVQNAASHYENVQIRLLNPVIQSQRNQSSSNDTDGYVDMSSLPGFQSKSQSSEQETDSLYTFCSPNVRVDGTVGVSVGVACTQEKKTKASDKLTVNCSRAFYCAKELLDSEAQHVKTLQLLCESVEADERLMTVWTEVPDICTLHQNIHTLLETRLKEWDQNEGIAEIILAKKKEFSIFSSYISHYDEKLNYLEHIQSTLLDAVTLKKQLLQVIVRILQYRMLLTDYLNNLSPDSIEFENTQDALVVVSDVAYRANDSLKNGTDLLRLVHIEHSVLGLTDLLQPGRVFVKEGTLMKVSRKCKQPRHLFLMNDIMLYTYPQQDGKYRLINRLPLAGMEVSKPPIENSQSALKIEVKDISITLSASSCIERDSWFVTLNRTLVDLGPASGDLVGCFELVEGPEMCLGENAPPLLSVSQVTVCMNCPSHFSLTNRRHHCHACGKVVCRDCCRNKFPLKYMKNRRAKVCDHCYTELRKNDVATITESSSRPLSAVFQNIHPSSLWKSRKGQMSFNQETGSEGVMSGTLQRCKNSKRSWRSLWFLLKDKVLYTYPQPEERVACETLPLLGFSVRSEVEEESSMFHLYHKSTLFCTFRAQDSHTAQRWVNAMEEATVL; encoded by the exons ATGAGCGCAG AGTTTCAGAAGCATCCCCTGGACCCCAGAGGACACTTCCAGGCTGAGCCTTTCTTCAAGATGCAACATCAACCACCTATTCCTGAAGAGTACTGTGATAATCAAGAACCCAAACCAAAAACTGAATACAAACCTAGAAAATATCTCCAGCATCCTCTCAGTTCAAACTTCAATATGTACTTGCCACTCCACACTAACAAACGCCCAAGGCCTCCAAATTCAAGAGAGTGTATGACGGAAATGCATAGAAAAATATTACTGGAACAGGAGGGGTCACAAGAGAGGAAGACAGAAAAAACTATATGTATGGAAAAGACAGTACAAACAGATGAGACAGAACCGGATGTTATTCTGGAACAGGGGGATGAGTTAGGATGCGGTGATGAGTTAGCACAGGGAATAGATTTAGATCTGGTGGAGGGTTTAGAAGAAAGTGAGACATCTAAGtcagaggatgaggaagagtCAATGGACCTTCTTTCTGATTCATGCAGTAAAAAAGATGCGGATGATAATATATCAGCAGAGCAGATACAAGTAGAGGACGTAGGGAAGATAGCATGGGGACTGACTAAAAATGGTGTATCAACTTCGCAGGAAAGTTTTAGTGATGTTCAAATGGCTTCTAAAACAGTTTATGGATGCATAACACACAGAGACAGAATACTATATGACAAAATTTGCACCAGTAAAACTTTCGTTGAAGAATTTTACCCAGATGGTATAATCCCAGGCAGAATGTTTTCAAGTGAAGAAGACATAGATGGGTTGTTCCCAGATATTTGTGATGCAGGTGAGGCGTTAGCAGACAAAGATGGACTTTCTGAGTGTGATCTCTTTGAACAAACAGAGCCTCTTCAAAAAACAGAAACCGAGGACAATGTCAGTGGAGATGTTATGATGCTTATCACTGAGGATGGATCGAACAGCTCTGATTTGTCTTCAACTTCCATTGAGGAAGAGGATGAAGAAATGCAGgtggaaaaagagaaaatggaGGAAAAAGGAAACAATTATTTGCCCAACAAAAGTGCTTCTCAGGATCTCTCAGCTATTGACTCTCCAGACTGTCCCTCATCAAACAGTGGAGGTGAAACTCTCCTTGAGTCCGATcagatttctttttcaaattcttcttcttctcagCCATTTATTGTTTCAGGCTCTGAAACTGTCTCAGATGGTGATGTAGCAGATGCAAATAAAAACTACTGTAGCAAATATGTGGCTGATCATGATGAAGCCATGTCTGGctcattaaattttgatgtCATGAGTGCCCTTTCGCTTGTTCAACAGCAACCTGAAACTCAAGGCCAAAGTTTACAACATAATCGAGATGAAGAGAGCATTGGAGAAGATAAAGAAGTTGCAAGTGACCACTTGAGTATATCTGATGGAAAAGAACTTGCAGCAGATCATGTGTATGAAGAGACAGAGCCAAAAATCCAAGCCAAAGACTTCCTTCAGAACAGGAAGTACTTTATGACTCGCTCTATATCTGTGGAAACCCCCAGTAGGAGAGTTGACCTAATGACTAGCCCCGCACCAGGAAATGGGCGACTTTTGCTACACCCACGCTCATTCTATACAGATCAGTGTTTCCTTGGAGATAGTAGACCTGCGCTGACTGGTTCATTAGGATGTCTTTCACAAGGCACCTCAAACTTAGCTAAAGTTACAAGAGTGGATATTCCACCGCCTTTTGAACTGGCATCCATCACAAAGCGCCCAATCAGAAAAAGTTCTCCATCCCTCCCAAACGAAATCTCCGCTTCTTGCAAGAAGCCTGATTTCGGGTTTAAACGATATCTTCTGCCGTTACGATTCCTTAGGAAATCAGATCGGAAAAGTGTGATGGATACTCGCTCAATCTCCTCCAGGTCCTCGTCTGAGACAAGTCCACAAGCATCATATAAACGCTTGGATTTTATCAGGCATAACATGGGCAGCCTGGATTtgcagagcactccagattgcacACCACCTGTGTCTCCCTCTTCTTTTCTCTTGCAAAAGAATAGACAAAAACAGGGACTGAACTTCACTCTTAATAATGATTTGACTTCTAGCACCTTTTCTATTGAGCCAGGCTCTCTCTTTGAGTCCCTTCCCCTTTCCAAACCTCGATCTTTTTCATCTCCCAATACCGACTCGTCGGAATACGAGAATGTTCAAAATGCTGCTTCTCACTATGAGAATGTGCAGATTCGCCTCCTGAATCCCGTCATTCAGAGTCAACGAAATCAGAGTTCATCCAATGATACTGATGGCTATGTGGATATGAGCAGTCTGCCAGGCTTCCAGAGCAAAAGTCAGTCATCTGAGCAAGAGACAGATAG CCTCTACACTTTCTGTTCTCCTAATGTGAGGGTGGATGGGACAGTGGGCGTGTCTGTGGGTGTGGCTTGTACACAAGAGAAAAAGACAAAGGCATCCGACAAACTG ACTGTCAACTGCTCCAGGGCTTTCTATTGTGCCAAAGAGCTTCTGGATAGCGAGGCCCA GCATGTTAAGACTTTACAACTTCTCTGTGAG TCAGTTGAAGCCGATGAGAGGCTGATGACAGTGTGGACAGAGGTACCTGATATTTGTACTCTCCACCAAAATATCCACACATTACTGGAGACCCGCTTAAAAGAATG GGATCAGAATGAAGGTATTGCTGAAATCATCCTGGCAAAGAAGAAAGAGTTTTCCATTTTCTCTTCCTACATCAGTCATTATGATGAAAAGTTGAATTATCTGGAACACATACAAAGCACA CTACTAGATGCAGTGACCCTGAAAAAGCAGTTGCTGCAGGTCATTGTGCGCATCCTACAGTACCGTATGCTGCTTACAG ACTACCTGAATAACCTCTCACCAGACTCCATAGAGTTTGAAAATACACAAG ATGCTTTGGTTGTGGTCTCAGATGTTGCTTATCGTGCCAACGACAGCCTTAAGAATGGA ACGGATCTCCTGCGTTTGGTCCACATTGAACACAGTGTTCTGGGTCTGACAGATCTCCTACAGCCTGGGAGA GTGTTTGTGAAAGAGGGCACCCTGATGAAAGTCAGCAGAAAGTGCAAACAGCCACGTCATCTTTTCTTG aTGAATGACATAATGCTTTACACATATCCTCAGCAAGATGGCAAATACAGACTCATCAACAGATTACCATTGGCAGGGATGGAG GTCAGCAAGCCACCTATAGAGAATTCTCAAAGTGCACTGAAGATAGAAGTAAAAGATATAAGCATCACTTTGTCTGCCAG CTCCTGCATCGAACGGGACAGTTGGTTTGTTACACTGAATCGGACATTGGTGGATCTTGGCCCGGCATCAGGAGACCTAGTGGGCTGTTTTGAG TTAGTGGAGGGTCCAGAGATGTGTCTCGGTGAGAATGCTCCTCCCCTGTTGTCTGTTTCCCAGGTGACCGTTTGCATGAACTGTCCCTCACATTTCAGCCTCACAAACAGACGACATCACTGCCATGCCTGTGGCAAG GTTGTTTGCAGAGATTGTTGCAGGAATAAATTCCCCCTCAAATACATGAAGAACAGACGTGCCAAAGTGTGTGATCATTGTTACACTGAGCTGCGTAAGAATG ATGTTGCCACAATAACGGAGAGCTCCAGTCGACCGCTCTCTGCTGTCTTCCAAAACATTCATCCATCAAGTCTGTGGAAGAGCCGCAAAGGCCAGATGTCTTTCAACCAG GAGACAGGGTCTGAGGGGGTGATGAGTGGAACACTGCAGAGATGCAAGAACAGCAAGAGAAGTTGGAGAAGCCTGTGGTTCCTCCTAAAAGATAAAGTTCTCTACACATATCCACAGCCTGAG GAGAGGGTTGCATGCGAGACCCTTCCTCTATTGGGTTTCTCTGTGAGGTCAGAGGTTGAAGAGGAAAGCAGCATGTTTCATCTGTACCACAAAAGCACTCTCTTCTGTACTTTCAGAGCCCAGGACAGTCACACTGCGCAGAG GTGGGTCAATGCCATGGAAGAAGCTACAGTCCTGTAG
- the LOC137010961 gene encoding FYVE, RhoGEF and PH domain-containing protein 5 isoform X2, which translates to MSAEFQKHPLDPRGHFQAEPFFKMQHQPPIPEEYCDNQEPKPKTEYKPRKYLQHPLSSNFNMYLPLHTNKRPRPPNSRECMTEMHRKILLEQEGSQERKTEKTICMEKTVQTDETEPDVILEQGDELGCGDELAQGIDLDLVEGLEESETSKSEDEEESMDLLSDSCSKKDADDNISAEQIQVEDVGKIAWGLTKNGVSTSQESFSDVQMASKTVYGCITHRDRILYDKICTSKTFVEEFYPDGIIPGRMFSSEEDIDGLFPDICDAGEALADKDGLSECDLFEQTEPLQKTETEDNVSGDVMMLITEDGSNSSDLSSTSIEEEDEEMQVEKEKMEEKGNNYLPNKSASQDLSAIDSPDCPSSNSGGETLLESDQISFSNSSSSQPFIVSGSETVSDGDVADANKNYCSKYVADHDEAMSGSLNFDVMSALSLVQQQPETQGQSLQHNRDEESIGEDKEVASDHLSISDGKELAADHVYEETEPKIQAKDFLQNRKYFMTRSISVETPSRRVDLMTSPAPGNGRLLLHPRSFYTDQCFLGDSRPALTGSLGCLSQGTSNLAKVTRVDIPPPFELASITKRPIRKSSPSLPNEISASCKKPDFGFKRYLLPLRFLRKSDRKSVMDTRSISSRSSSETSPQASYKRLDFIRHNMGSLDLQSTPDCTPPVSPSSFLLQKNRQKQGLNFTLNNDLTSSTFSIEPGSLFESLPLSKPRSFSSPNTDSSEYENVQNAASHYENVQIRLLNPVIQSQRNQSSSNDTDGYVDMSSLPGFQSKSQSSEQETDSLYTFCSPNVRVDGTVGVSVGVACTQEKKTKASDKLTVNCSRAFYCAKELLDSEAQHVKTLQLLCESVEADERLMTVWTEVPDICTLHQNIHTLLETRLKEWDQNEGIAEIILAKKKEFSIFSSYISHYDEKLNYLEHIQSTLLDAVTLKKQLLQVIVRILQYRMLLTDYLNNLSPDSIEFENTQDALVVVSDVAYRANDSLKNGTDLLRLVHIEHSVLGLTDLLQPGRVFVKEGTLMKVSRKCKQPRHLFLMNDIMLYTYPQQDGKYRLINRLPLAGMEVSKPPIENSQSALKIEVKDISITLSASSCIERDSWFVTLNRTLVDLGPASGDLVGCFELVEGPEMCLGENAPPLLSVSQVTVCMNCPSHFSLTNRRHHCHACGKVVCRDCCRNKFPLKYMKNRRAKVCDHCYTELRKNDVATITESSSRPLSAVFQNIHPSSLWKSRKGQMSFNQTGSEGVMSGTLQRCKNSKRSWRSLWFLLKDKVLYTYPQPEERVACETLPLLGFSVRSEVEEESSMFHLYHKSTLFCTFRAQDSHTAQRWVNAMEEATVL; encoded by the exons ATGAGCGCAG AGTTTCAGAAGCATCCCCTGGACCCCAGAGGACACTTCCAGGCTGAGCCTTTCTTCAAGATGCAACATCAACCACCTATTCCTGAAGAGTACTGTGATAATCAAGAACCCAAACCAAAAACTGAATACAAACCTAGAAAATATCTCCAGCATCCTCTCAGTTCAAACTTCAATATGTACTTGCCACTCCACACTAACAAACGCCCAAGGCCTCCAAATTCAAGAGAGTGTATGACGGAAATGCATAGAAAAATATTACTGGAACAGGAGGGGTCACAAGAGAGGAAGACAGAAAAAACTATATGTATGGAAAAGACAGTACAAACAGATGAGACAGAACCGGATGTTATTCTGGAACAGGGGGATGAGTTAGGATGCGGTGATGAGTTAGCACAGGGAATAGATTTAGATCTGGTGGAGGGTTTAGAAGAAAGTGAGACATCTAAGtcagaggatgaggaagagtCAATGGACCTTCTTTCTGATTCATGCAGTAAAAAAGATGCGGATGATAATATATCAGCAGAGCAGATACAAGTAGAGGACGTAGGGAAGATAGCATGGGGACTGACTAAAAATGGTGTATCAACTTCGCAGGAAAGTTTTAGTGATGTTCAAATGGCTTCTAAAACAGTTTATGGATGCATAACACACAGAGACAGAATACTATATGACAAAATTTGCACCAGTAAAACTTTCGTTGAAGAATTTTACCCAGATGGTATAATCCCAGGCAGAATGTTTTCAAGTGAAGAAGACATAGATGGGTTGTTCCCAGATATTTGTGATGCAGGTGAGGCGTTAGCAGACAAAGATGGACTTTCTGAGTGTGATCTCTTTGAACAAACAGAGCCTCTTCAAAAAACAGAAACCGAGGACAATGTCAGTGGAGATGTTATGATGCTTATCACTGAGGATGGATCGAACAGCTCTGATTTGTCTTCAACTTCCATTGAGGAAGAGGATGAAGAAATGCAGgtggaaaaagagaaaatggaGGAAAAAGGAAACAATTATTTGCCCAACAAAAGTGCTTCTCAGGATCTCTCAGCTATTGACTCTCCAGACTGTCCCTCATCAAACAGTGGAGGTGAAACTCTCCTTGAGTCCGATcagatttctttttcaaattcttcttcttctcagCCATTTATTGTTTCAGGCTCTGAAACTGTCTCAGATGGTGATGTAGCAGATGCAAATAAAAACTACTGTAGCAAATATGTGGCTGATCATGATGAAGCCATGTCTGGctcattaaattttgatgtCATGAGTGCCCTTTCGCTTGTTCAACAGCAACCTGAAACTCAAGGCCAAAGTTTACAACATAATCGAGATGAAGAGAGCATTGGAGAAGATAAAGAAGTTGCAAGTGACCACTTGAGTATATCTGATGGAAAAGAACTTGCAGCAGATCATGTGTATGAAGAGACAGAGCCAAAAATCCAAGCCAAAGACTTCCTTCAGAACAGGAAGTACTTTATGACTCGCTCTATATCTGTGGAAACCCCCAGTAGGAGAGTTGACCTAATGACTAGCCCCGCACCAGGAAATGGGCGACTTTTGCTACACCCACGCTCATTCTATACAGATCAGTGTTTCCTTGGAGATAGTAGACCTGCGCTGACTGGTTCATTAGGATGTCTTTCACAAGGCACCTCAAACTTAGCTAAAGTTACAAGAGTGGATATTCCACCGCCTTTTGAACTGGCATCCATCACAAAGCGCCCAATCAGAAAAAGTTCTCCATCCCTCCCAAACGAAATCTCCGCTTCTTGCAAGAAGCCTGATTTCGGGTTTAAACGATATCTTCTGCCGTTACGATTCCTTAGGAAATCAGATCGGAAAAGTGTGATGGATACTCGCTCAATCTCCTCCAGGTCCTCGTCTGAGACAAGTCCACAAGCATCATATAAACGCTTGGATTTTATCAGGCATAACATGGGCAGCCTGGATTtgcagagcactccagattgcacACCACCTGTGTCTCCCTCTTCTTTTCTCTTGCAAAAGAATAGACAAAAACAGGGACTGAACTTCACTCTTAATAATGATTTGACTTCTAGCACCTTTTCTATTGAGCCAGGCTCTCTCTTTGAGTCCCTTCCCCTTTCCAAACCTCGATCTTTTTCATCTCCCAATACCGACTCGTCGGAATACGAGAATGTTCAAAATGCTGCTTCTCACTATGAGAATGTGCAGATTCGCCTCCTGAATCCCGTCATTCAGAGTCAACGAAATCAGAGTTCATCCAATGATACTGATGGCTATGTGGATATGAGCAGTCTGCCAGGCTTCCAGAGCAAAAGTCAGTCATCTGAGCAAGAGACAGATAG CCTCTACACTTTCTGTTCTCCTAATGTGAGGGTGGATGGGACAGTGGGCGTGTCTGTGGGTGTGGCTTGTACACAAGAGAAAAAGACAAAGGCATCCGACAAACTG ACTGTCAACTGCTCCAGGGCTTTCTATTGTGCCAAAGAGCTTCTGGATAGCGAGGCCCA GCATGTTAAGACTTTACAACTTCTCTGTGAG TCAGTTGAAGCCGATGAGAGGCTGATGACAGTGTGGACAGAGGTACCTGATATTTGTACTCTCCACCAAAATATCCACACATTACTGGAGACCCGCTTAAAAGAATG GGATCAGAATGAAGGTATTGCTGAAATCATCCTGGCAAAGAAGAAAGAGTTTTCCATTTTCTCTTCCTACATCAGTCATTATGATGAAAAGTTGAATTATCTGGAACACATACAAAGCACA CTACTAGATGCAGTGACCCTGAAAAAGCAGTTGCTGCAGGTCATTGTGCGCATCCTACAGTACCGTATGCTGCTTACAG ACTACCTGAATAACCTCTCACCAGACTCCATAGAGTTTGAAAATACACAAG ATGCTTTGGTTGTGGTCTCAGATGTTGCTTATCGTGCCAACGACAGCCTTAAGAATGGA ACGGATCTCCTGCGTTTGGTCCACATTGAACACAGTGTTCTGGGTCTGACAGATCTCCTACAGCCTGGGAGA GTGTTTGTGAAAGAGGGCACCCTGATGAAAGTCAGCAGAAAGTGCAAACAGCCACGTCATCTTTTCTTG aTGAATGACATAATGCTTTACACATATCCTCAGCAAGATGGCAAATACAGACTCATCAACAGATTACCATTGGCAGGGATGGAG GTCAGCAAGCCACCTATAGAGAATTCTCAAAGTGCACTGAAGATAGAAGTAAAAGATATAAGCATCACTTTGTCTGCCAG CTCCTGCATCGAACGGGACAGTTGGTTTGTTACACTGAATCGGACATTGGTGGATCTTGGCCCGGCATCAGGAGACCTAGTGGGCTGTTTTGAG TTAGTGGAGGGTCCAGAGATGTGTCTCGGTGAGAATGCTCCTCCCCTGTTGTCTGTTTCCCAGGTGACCGTTTGCATGAACTGTCCCTCACATTTCAGCCTCACAAACAGACGACATCACTGCCATGCCTGTGGCAAG GTTGTTTGCAGAGATTGTTGCAGGAATAAATTCCCCCTCAAATACATGAAGAACAGACGTGCCAAAGTGTGTGATCATTGTTACACTGAGCTGCGTAAGAATG ATGTTGCCACAATAACGGAGAGCTCCAGTCGACCGCTCTCTGCTGTCTTCCAAAACATTCATCCATCAAGTCTGTGGAAGAGCCGCAAAGGCCAGATGTCTTTCAACCAG ACAGGGTCTGAGGGGGTGATGAGTGGAACACTGCAGAGATGCAAGAACAGCAAGAGAAGTTGGAGAAGCCTGTGGTTCCTCCTAAAAGATAAAGTTCTCTACACATATCCACAGCCTGAG GAGAGGGTTGCATGCGAGACCCTTCCTCTATTGGGTTTCTCTGTGAGGTCAGAGGTTGAAGAGGAAAGCAGCATGTTTCATCTGTACCACAAAAGCACTCTCTTCTGTACTTTCAGAGCCCAGGACAGTCACACTGCGCAGAG GTGGGTCAATGCCATGGAAGAAGCTACAGTCCTGTAG